The nucleotide window TCAGCCCTACTGCAAACACCGTGACGACGGTGTGGACCGCCGACCCCGTGCGCCAGGCCCGGTACTACCCGGCCATTGGCTTTGCCGGCGCGGGCACGCACGCCAACTTCTGCCTCGACGAAAACAACACGCTCTACCAGGTGTACAGCACCAACGGCACCCTGCTGGCCGTGGACCTGCCCACCAGCCGGCCCTGGGCCGACCTGCTGCCGGTAGACGGCCTGCCCAGCAAAGGCGGCTACAGCGACGTAGTGCTGCAGCTGGATGCCGAGGGCAACCGCGTGTTCTACCTGGCCGGCCCCAAGGCCCTGTACCTGGTTGACTTCGAAAAGCGCAAGGCCACCAAGGTAAGGCGGGGCGTGTACACCGACCTGGCCGGCTGCAACGTGCTGCGGGAAGCGGGCCGCATCCGGGCGGCCCCGGCCCTGCCAGCCACGGCCAGCTGGCGCGGGCGGGTGCTCGATGCCACCACGTTCCGGCCCTTGCCCGAAGCCCGCCTGCACCTCACGGGCCCGGCTACCGACACCACCCTCACGGTTTCAGCGCAGGGCACGTTTGCCGGCGTGGGCGGCCCCGGCCAGCGCTACCGGGCGCGGGTGCAGCTGCCCGGCTACCTGGCCGTGGATACCACCTACACCCTGGCGCCGGGGCCGCACGTGCGCGACGTGCTGCTGCAGCCGCTGGCCCTGGGCTCCGTGCTGCGCCTGGATAAGGTGCAGTTTGAGCAGGGCAAGGCGGTGCTGCTGACCTCGTCCGGCCCCGACCTCGACCGGCTGCTGACGCTGCTGACTGCCAACCCTAAGCTCACCATCGAGCTGCGCGGCCACACCGACAACGTGGGCGACCCGCAGAAAAACGTGCTCCTGAGTGAGCAGCGGGTAGAGGTGGTGAAGGCGTACCTGGTAAGCCACGGCGTGGCGGCGGAGCGCATCACCGGCCTCGGGCTGGGCGGTGCCGAGCCCCGTGCCGCCAACGACCAGGAAACCACCCGCCGCCTCAACCGCCGCGTGGAGTTCCGTATCACGGGAGGGAAGTAAAGGACGGCTAATAAAGCTACGCCAGCGGCCGAGCCACTGGGAGAAACGCCGACCGGTCGCGGACGAAGGCGGCAATCCAGACCAGGGCCAGGATAACGGCGGGAGTAACCACGCTGCGGCCGTGGGAAAGGTCGGTGGCAATGGCGCCGGCAAAGTAGCTGGTGAGCAGCAGCAAGCCCAGCTTCATGGTGCGCGGGTAGAGGAACAGAGCCGTGAATACCAGCTCCATCAGCCCCAGCATCTTGACATACTCGGCCACGCCGGTTTCGGCCATGGCTTTCTGGATTTCCGGGCCGCCGATAAGTTTCATGATGCCGCTGGCCGTAATCAGCAGCGCAGGGACGGCCGTGAGCAGGCCGGGCAGGAGGTATTTCTTGTTGAATGCCATGTCAGTACACCTTGAGAATGAAGGATGAGCAAGCGGCCGTCGGTGGCGGCCTGCCGGGGTAAAGGTGCTGGCCTGGTGGTATGTTCCGGATAGCGGTTTCCCAAAGGATACCGGTATGCTGCGGGGTACTCACCTGATTTCTAACGACCTTTGTCCCATGACTTTTCCTTCCTCCGCGCCTTCCCACGCCGCATGCACCGGCGCCATGCGCTCCGTGCGCGACTCCCTCGATTTGCTCGGCGGCAAGTGGAAGCTGCCCATCATTGTGGGGTTAAGCGGCGGCCCGCAGCGCTTCAAGCAGCTCCAGCGCGAGGTAGCGGGCATCACGGCCAAAATGCTCAGCAAGGAGCTGAAGGAGCTGGAAATAAACGGCCTGATTACCCGCCACGTGCAGGCCGACGCGGCGCCCGTGGCCGTGACGTACACCCTGGCGGCCTACGGCCGCACGCTGTTTCCCGTCATCGAAGCCCTGCACGCGTGGGGCCAGCTGCACCGCGCCCACATCATGCACGCGGGCGAAGCAGTGGCGGCGTAAGGGGCTGGTACCAGTCGTGGTGCGCTTCAGACGTCGACTGCCGCTTAAGCATTCAGGCTGAACTCGGATTAGGGGGCTAACGGAGTGAGGTTATAAGAATTCAGGAGCTTATCGAAACGGGCGGGCCAAGTCATTGCCCCGCAGCTATAGTAATACCGTTGGCCGTTAACAGCTTTCTAAATGATGAAGACC belongs to Hymenobacter sp. J193 and includes:
- a CDS encoding OmpA family protein — its product is MLALGWLPLSAQIGGQQFSDARAGYQLTYPAGWWVQEEAAWGHITFYTGETRRQAPAWVQLAISPVPPSRKDLDLLKTGEPDSLWGALRRLPQVRILSLEQADAGFYQEVRYEYTYKAAAAGRAHVLGRRLWRNGYEYRLECQVASAADARRLAEGRQLVNSFALTGKGLPSRRYTDQGCDDKMYGIAALRVHDDLWEDDCRTIHEFSVEDPTQPPVVHSRVLPFQSYALAKGFDNCLYSVTKAPTDAPEYVYRYDPATRQGRYTPWRLPAQGGDNVWISAATDARGDLYFITSDAGKLVKVSPTANTVTTVWTADPVRQARYYPAIGFAGAGTHANFCLDENNTLYQVYSTNGTLLAVDLPTSRPWADLLPVDGLPSKGGYSDVVLQLDAEGNRVFYLAGPKALYLVDFEKRKATKVRRGVYTDLAGCNVLREAGRIRAAPALPATASWRGRVLDATTFRPLPEARLHLTGPATDTTLTVSAQGTFAGVGGPGQRYRARVQLPGYLAVDTTYTLAPGPHVRDVLLQPLALGSVLRLDKVQFEQGKAVLLTSSGPDLDRLLTLLTANPKLTIELRGHTDNVGDPQKNVLLSEQRVEVVKAYLVSHGVAAERITGLGLGGAEPRAANDQETTRRLNRRVEFRITGGK
- a CDS encoding DoxX family protein, giving the protein MAFNKKYLLPGLLTAVPALLITASGIMKLIGGPEIQKAMAETGVAEYVKMLGLMELVFTALFLYPRTMKLGLLLLTSYFAGAIATDLSHGRSVVTPAVILALVWIAAFVRDRSAFLPVARPLA
- a CDS encoding helix-turn-helix domain-containing protein, encoding MTFPSSAPSHAACTGAMRSVRDSLDLLGGKWKLPIIVGLSGGPQRFKQLQREVAGITAKMLSKELKELEINGLITRHVQADAAPVAVTYTLAAYGRTLFPVIEALHAWGQLHRAHIMHAGEAVAA